TGGACAAAGACTTCTTTAGCTGCAATCAAAGAAGACCCCACTAGACAGCACAACCTCCCATGATGACTGCAGAGTGATCAATCCCTTGATCACAGTTGCAAACTATATGTGATGAAACTATACTTAAGTGCCCCTTAATGATTCTGAGAACCGgaagattattaaataataaatagcgCACCATTAGGCTACTATGACATTTAGATCAAAGGACCAACAGACTATCTTAGTGAATTCATTCTCTAATCTAGCAAGTATAAATACTAGTGTCCCTACACTAATGTACATAAAATGAGATATCCTCTTAGTGGATATGTTATGCATGTAAGTCTATCAGATTTACAGGTGTCCAGTCTGAATGAGAGCatggccaaaaatattttggatttgggCATAACATTCACAAATTTCATGGTTATCATTCTATGCGCATGACCTTTTTAACAGAGTTATGTTAATCCATGGACTATTTAAACAATCTataaacaaatataaaaataccataaataatattattttaaaaattatttaatgctAGAAAACAAGCTACAATATTATATCAGAATATGACTTATAGGGCATCAACGTATTTCCCATATGTAGCATACAAGAAGATTTTCTTGTACAAATATTGCTAGCAGTGGAtgagttttaaatttattttttaagcatttttctttttctttctctttcaaACGACATTGTGCTAAAAGGGGATTACCAATAACAAAATATGATCAGGACAACAATGAGGAGGTTGGAGTTGTATATGATGTTTcgcttacaaatgttgagattagAAAGGTTAATTAGTTGCGGGGAATAGGCATCGCCATCAATCGAAATAAAGTCGATGTGAATATAATGGGATGCATGTTGGGCCTAGTAGAGGTCTTCTGTTAACATTGCTTCACAAAGTGTCAACTGCATATGGAACTACTTTGCTTGGAAAGACAGCCTCTCTTTTTTCAATGTGAATGACTCTCATTTTGGTATAACTTAGATGGTTTCAAATTCTTAATGCTTTCCTGATTTTGATATTTCACGAGTAGAAGGGTGTTCATTTGGTAGATAATTTCCAATAGTTTGATTGATTTAGCACTTGCATATATTTGTGAGCAATGCTGGTGCAAGAAAATTGCAAGCTTCCAAGTTTGAATCAGTGAGATGCATATGCTTTCAATTTGATGCCGTAGGAGTTTGTAGATTTAAAGCTCTTAATTTTAGTAGTTATTTTTCTCAGGTGAGGATGAATCTTGTCAGTTGTTGGCTCCCGGTACTAAACGTCTGTCGGGACATTGTTTTCCCGATGCCAACTGGTCAAAAATCAATCATCCAGGACCTTGAAGAAGCATTTCTGAGAATAATATCTACCCTTCCATTATCGGATTCTCAAGATTTGCTGAAGCAGTGCTTACGCTTTTCCACTCGGAACATCGATGATTGCCCACACTTGATCTTAGCATTCAAAACTTGGTTCCGACGTGCAAACAGGGCAGGACGGCTACCAAAGAATAAGGATGATGACATTGCAGGTTGACACAAAATGAAGACAGTAAATAATCACGTTCGATGTTCGTGGCTTTGAGAATGTGGATGTTGATATTCTGAATCCTTGAAATGCCTCTTTGTTTGAAATTTCTGTATGCCTGTATATGATCCTTCCTCAAGAAACTAAAGAGTTGTAAATAAATACTAGTGTTGTAACTGTCTTATGCATATGGGAATAAATGAGTAGAAGTTAGAACATGAAATGTGAATGAAACTCTAATTGACAAAAATCTACAAATTATGTCACTGtcttatattttctaaatttggaAATTTGatactttattttcttttgtcaCAAATTATGTTCCATATCCACTGTAAATATAATCGTATTATGAATAATGTTGAACTCTAATTGATAAAAATCCAAGTAATTTGTGCTTTCAAGAAACTCTAATGATTAGTGAGTGTACAGATTAGTTGGGACATAGATTTCCACCTTACGCACCTGACTTTGATGTGAATATGAAAACAATGTAACAAATAAAATACAACGAGCTAATTATTCACTGGGCAACAACAAACTAACTGTTCTGATTTAGCAAAGTTAGTGAGCTGAAGGCAATCTATCAGCAGCACGACGCCCACCATGAGCACCACCATGAGGACCACCTCTTCCTTGCCGTTGCCCTGAGCCAAAGCACCTTTGTCCCGGCCGAACACCACCTCGAGGGCGACGACCACCTCTTCTTTGCTGCTGCCTTGAGCCAAAGGGCCTTTGTACCAACTGCATGCTGCCTCCAGGATTAATCTTTTcgatcacaaaatccatcctcaTGGCATTCATATTTGCAAAGATTGCATCCAaggcttgaagctgctgcttggCAAACACATAAACTTGATATTAGGAAACAATACTGTCGGCCCAAATATAATGGATACAACAATACAATTATCTGCCCTTAAGTGATCCTAAAAGAAAGGCCAAGAGAAGTCATCAAATCAAACATAAGGATTAACAGTTTGTGCTCATAAGAAGTTACCTTGATATCGGAGTCAGCATCAGCACTCCTTTGAAGGGGTGTCAATACACTGCATCAGTAAGCTCAATCTTAAAATTAGAGGATAAAACTATTAATTATAAGCAAAACATAATTTGAGTCAGAATATTTTCTTCCTGTTAGGTCAAATACCAACAATAAAGGCACTTGAAAACTTATCATTCGTTTAAAAGAAAAGAATGAGTTTAATTAACTAGTCACAGAAATATGGTAATGACAGGAAACTAGAAACAGATTGGACAGCTCTACCACATTCTTAAGAGGCAAATGTAGATGCTTTGAGAAAGATTCCATGTCTATTAAACCAGCAGGATTTGGCTAAACCAACAATGAGATCAACGTATATAATCTCTAGACATGGCGGTCTGCAAAACTTTTCATTAAAGATCCCTGATACAGGCAGCAAGCAGCCAGCTTTCTTCTCAACTTCCTCCTCTGAGCTTAAACATTAGCATCCTCCTCATCCACACCCCAAAACAACAGATCCCTCCTTCgtgccaaaagaaaacaattatGGCAGACTAATCTATACCATGAAACTGATTACATCCGAAGGGCAAATTATTGTTGTATGATGGAACTGATCTAAAAATCTTAGTTAGGAAGGTGCAATGGAAAGCTTCACTGATTTAGAAGAAAACTCCAGGAACTTGTGTAAATAAACACGTGTTTCCGAGTTAACTATATGCCAAACATAATACCTTCaacccaaatctaaccaaaaaATGTATATAATTTATTCCATTTGTTTACAATTGTTGGATAGATATAAGCCAATCTTGTCATAATCCAATAATAAAGAATATTCTTGATGCACAGTAAACCTTTATAAACCATGTTTATCCATCCTAACCCAAAATGTAGATTACTTTGAGACATCCAAGTGGTCAAAAACCAACATTGGGTGGAATATGGCAATCCTAAAACACCACAAAAATAGGGCCAGAGCAGATTTTGTTAAGAAAGGAATGAAGGTGCAGTTCAAAGTGCTTAACAGCTGAAGGGTCCAGAAAAACAACAGTGGATGGATAACTACACCAATATGACAGCACAGATGTGAAGTCTGTGTGTTTTAAATAAGAACCACATTTTGTAATCTGTGCTACACTGCAAAACAATAATGTAAGATAAAAGATGGAAAAGGGCAAAAGGACTAACCATCCGCCATTCGGATTTCTCATCCTGTTCTGGACAGAACTGGCAGCAGCCTTCCTAGCCATCTCTGTGATTACAGTGAATTGATTCCCATGAACATTTGACCTTCTCTTTGCAAGCACACCCTGAACATCGATGGCCAAAACAGATTAATAAATGTACAGCATATATATCCTCTAGAAAAACACAGCATACTAGTTATTACCTGTCTAATTGAAGATCTGGAATCCATGAATCCCTGTAGCAGGGCATTACCATGGGAAGGATTCCTATTCTGAAAGCCTTGGTTTTTAATCTAAAAACAAAGGATTTTGTGATCAACTATTTAATAATttgaaacagaaaaaaaaaaaaaaactttgctgGAAAGAATATATTCACTCACAGGAGGCCTCGGAGGTCTTTTCCCTTTGGCAGCATTTTTCTTCGACATtttaataatatcatctacaataaaataaatatgtgAAGTCGTATTAGGACTAGGTTATTGAGATAGAATAACTTCAGATTCAACAGAAAAAGTTCCTGGCATACCTAAGCTcatgttcatcttcttctcaGTCATTGAGATCGCCTCTTCTGTTAACGCCTTTGTTTCCATCTGCATCGCAATAGAATCGAAAGAAGCAGAAGAATTTAGGGTTTTACTAGAATCTCGAAGCACGGGAAAATCTTCTAGGTTTTGATCGCTTCCGCAGAGCGATACCGGCTTTTATAGGAAGATATGGTTGCGAGTTAGTTGCTATAAATGGGCTTATTTAAAATCGGGTTACCGTTAACGGAATTAAAATAAGTCGTTCCTTTTTTTAATTATTCCTAAAAATTCTGgttattttaggaaaaaaatattatttctttCCTAATTAAACCGAATAACTCGATCTGGAAAAGATTTCTAAATATGAGACCGCGACAtagaaagaaaattgatttttttttccttaattaaaaaattaatttagattaCAATAGGATATGtaaaattcaataaataaaaaaaattgaaatgtcAATATTTGTTATgaaattctaaatttagagtagtATATATAACAAAACTGGAGAACAAATTAAGTTTATGAGGAGAGTAGATCTTCtggatcattttttttttgtggttCAGAAGATGGATCACTTATATTTACGGTCGGATCGTGGTTGCAATCCGATCGTAATTGATTACGATCTCTTCCTGAGTTTACTTtccccaccaggttatagtttggtTCGGAGCGGACGGTCGTAGGCCGTCCAGAGGAGACCCTCGCTCGGTGCCCAGTAACCTGGCTACTTATCCACCACAGGTGTCTTTCGAGCGGC
Above is a genomic segment from Zingiber officinale cultivar Zhangliang unplaced genomic scaffold, Zo_v1.1 ctg229, whole genome shotgun sequence containing:
- the LOC122036981 gene encoding uncharacterized protein LOC122036981 encodes the protein METKALTEEAISMTEKKMNMSLDDIIKMSKKNAAKGKRPPRPPIKNQGFQNRNPSHGNALLQGFMDSRSSIRQGVLAKRRSNVHGNQFTVITEMARKAAASSVQNRMRNPNGGCVLTPLQRSADADSDIKQLQALDAIFANMNAMRMDFVIEKINPGGSMQLVQRPFGSRQQQRRGGRRPRGGVRPGQRCFGSGQRQGRGGPHGGAHGGRRAADRLPSAH